In the genome of Saccharomonospora viridis DSM 43017, one region contains:
- a CDS encoding beta-ketoacyl-[acyl-carrier-protein] synthase family protein: MSNIDVVITGLGATTPLGADIPSTWDGLLAGRSGVSKLDAEWVDKVDLPVKIGAVLAEEPTEKLPRVQARRLDRCEQIALIAAREAWADAGFEPPTDEQQDVDPDRLGVSIGSGIGGPLTLLQQDDLLEEHGIRKVSPLTVPMLMPNGPAAHVGIDLKARAGVHSPASACASGAEGIAVGVQMIQSGRADVVVAGGAEACITPITIAGFAQARTVSTRNDDPEGASRPFDSDRDGFVLGEGAGAVVLERADRAAARGARVYARLGGYGITSDAYHITGNHPEGIGQIAAMQNAIRMADLSASDVGHVNAHATSTVVGDVGEAAAIRKAIGDHPVVTAPKSALGHLVGGAGAVEAIVAILSIYHGIVPATLNLENLDPKVELDVVSGEARKIDLTAAISNSFGFGGHNTALLFTRA, translated from the coding sequence ATGAGCAATATCGACGTCGTGATCACCGGGCTCGGCGCCACCACGCCGCTCGGCGCGGACATCCCGTCCACCTGGGACGGCCTGCTCGCGGGCCGTAGCGGCGTCAGCAAGCTCGACGCCGAGTGGGTCGACAAGGTCGACCTGCCGGTGAAGATCGGCGCAGTGCTCGCCGAGGAGCCGACGGAGAAGCTCCCACGCGTGCAGGCCCGCAGGCTCGACCGCTGCGAGCAGATCGCTCTGATCGCAGCGCGTGAGGCGTGGGCCGACGCCGGTTTCGAACCACCCACGGACGAGCAGCAGGACGTCGACCCCGACCGGCTCGGCGTCTCCATCGGCTCGGGTATCGGCGGCCCGCTCACGCTGCTGCAGCAGGACGACCTGCTGGAGGAGCACGGTATCCGCAAGGTCTCTCCGCTGACGGTGCCAATGCTGATGCCCAACGGTCCCGCGGCGCACGTGGGCATCGACCTGAAGGCACGTGCCGGAGTGCACTCGCCGGCCTCGGCGTGCGCGTCGGGTGCGGAAGGGATCGCGGTCGGGGTCCAGATGATCCAGTCTGGCCGCGCCGACGTCGTCGTGGCGGGTGGCGCGGAGGCCTGTATCACGCCGATCACCATCGCCGGGTTCGCGCAGGCTCGTACCGTGTCCACGCGCAACGACGATCCCGAAGGGGCCTCTCGCCCGTTCGACAGTGATCGCGACGGATTCGTACTCGGTGAGGGTGCGGGCGCGGTCGTGTTGGAACGTGCGGACCGGGCTGCCGCCCGCGGAGCTCGGGTGTATGCACGGCTGGGCGGCTACGGCATCACATCGGACGCCTACCACATCACGGGCAACCACCCCGAGGGCATCGGCCAGATCGCGGCCATGCAGAACGCCATCCGGATGGCGGACCTGTCGGCAAGCGACGTCGGGCACGTCAACGCCCACGCCACCTCCACCGTCGTCGGTGACGTCGGTGAGGCCGCGGCGATCCGCAAGGCCATCGGCGACCACCCGGTGGTGACCGCACCGAAGAGCGCACTCGGCCACCTCGTGGGAGGCGCGGGCGCGGTGGAGGCCATCGTGGCGATCCTGTCGATCTACCACGGGATCGTGCCCGCGACGCTCAACCTGGAGAACCTGGATCCGAAGGTGGAGCTGGACGTCGTGTCCGGCGAGGCACGCAAGATCGACCTCACGGCGGCCATCAGCAACTCGTTCGGCTTCGGCGGACACAACACCGCGCTGTTGTTCACTCGGGCATGA
- a CDS encoding acyl carrier protein, with translation MADKDEILAGLAEIVEEVAGVSADDVTSEKSFVDDLDIDSLSMVEIAVQAEDKFGVKIPDDELANLKTVGDAVDYVATNAK, from the coding sequence ATGGCTGACAAAGACGAGATCCTGGCGGGTCTGGCCGAGATCGTCGAGGAGGTCGCCGGTGTGTCCGCCGACGACGTGACCTCGGAGAAGTCGTTCGTGGACGACCTCGACATCGACTCGCTGTCCATGGTCGAGATCGCCGTGCAGGCGGAGGACAAGTTCGGCGTGAAGATCCCGGACGACGAGCTGGCCAACTTGAAGACGGTGGGCGACGCCGTGGACTACGTCGCGACGAACGCGAAGTAG
- a CDS encoding DUF3145 domain-containing protein, with translation MSTRGVVYVHSSPSAVCPHVEWAISGALGSRVDLRWTAQPAAPGQLRAECDWRAPAGTGGKLAAALKAWPMVRFEVTEEPSPGVDGQRFCYAPGLGLWHARTSANGDIVVGEDRLRALVSKSRAGEQLAHELDKLLGTSWDEALEPFRHAGDGAPVTWLHQVG, from the coding sequence GTGAGCACTCGTGGCGTTGTGTACGTCCACTCGTCGCCGTCTGCGGTTTGCCCGCACGTCGAGTGGGCGATTTCCGGCGCGCTGGGTAGTCGGGTGGATCTACGGTGGACAGCTCAGCCCGCCGCGCCCGGCCAGCTGCGTGCCGAATGTGATTGGCGCGCGCCTGCCGGAACAGGCGGCAAGCTCGCGGCCGCGTTGAAGGCGTGGCCCATGGTGCGGTTCGAAGTGACCGAGGAGCCGAGTCCCGGAGTGGACGGGCAGCGGTTCTGCTACGCACCGGGCCTCGGTCTTTGGCATGCCCGCACGAGCGCCAACGGCGACATCGTGGTGGGAGAGGACCGCCTGCGCGCCCTGGTGTCGAAGAGCCGTGCTGGCGAACAACTGGCGCACGAACTGGACAAACTGCTCGGAACCAGTTGGGACGAAGCTCTCGAACCGTTCCGTCACGCCGGTGACGGGGCGCCGGTGACCTGGTTGCATCAGGTCGGCTGA
- a CDS encoding beta-ketoacyl-ACP synthase III — protein MTGARPTLSLAQGAKATRILGVGSTQPDRIVTNDELSQRMDTSDQWIRDRVGIIERRFADKDEQLVDLAVTAGAKALADAGVAPSEVDTVIVPNCTMPAPIPNAAAQVADRIGIKAAGAFDLNAACAGFCYGLGVASDLVRAGSANKVLVIGAEKLTDVVDPTDRSTAIIFADGAGAALVGPSEEPGIGPVTWGSAGDLVDLIYMREHRYIFQEGQSVFRWATTQIAPIAMRAVELAGLKLSDIDVLIPHQANLRIVEAIAKRLRAKGARDDMVVADDIRYSGNTSSASIPLALDHMRAAGTVKRGDVVLAVGFGAGLSYAGQVFLCP, from the coding sequence ATGACCGGAGCCCGGCCGACACTCAGCCTCGCGCAGGGCGCGAAGGCCACCCGCATCCTGGGCGTGGGCAGCACCCAGCCGGATCGCATCGTCACCAACGACGAGTTGTCCCAGCGCATGGACACCAGTGACCAGTGGATCCGCGACCGCGTGGGCATCATCGAACGTCGATTCGCCGACAAGGACGAGCAGCTGGTCGATCTGGCCGTCACCGCCGGGGCGAAGGCACTCGCCGACGCGGGCGTGGCCCCGTCCGAAGTCGACACGGTGATCGTGCCGAACTGCACGATGCCGGCCCCCATTCCGAACGCCGCCGCACAAGTGGCCGACCGCATCGGCATCAAGGCCGCAGGCGCCTTCGACCTCAATGCCGCGTGCGCGGGATTCTGCTACGGCCTCGGCGTGGCGTCCGATCTCGTCCGGGCGGGGTCGGCGAACAAGGTGCTGGTGATCGGAGCGGAGAAGCTCACCGACGTCGTGGACCCCACCGACCGCTCGACGGCGATCATCTTCGCCGACGGTGCGGGGGCGGCACTCGTCGGACCGTCCGAGGAACCCGGTATCGGCCCTGTGACGTGGGGCAGCGCGGGTGACCTCGTGGATCTCATCTACATGCGGGAGCACCGCTACATCTTCCAAGAAGGACAGTCGGTGTTCCGTTGGGCCACCACGCAGATCGCCCCGATAGCGATGCGTGCCGTGGAGCTGGCGGGGCTGAAGCTGTCCGATATCGACGTACTGATCCCCCATCAAGCGAATCTGCGGATCGTCGAGGCCATCGCGAAACGCCTGCGCGCGAAGGGGGCACGGGACGACATGGTGGTCGCGGACGACATCCGATACTCGGGCAACACGTCGTCGGCCTCGATTCCCCTGGCGTTGGACCATATGCGTGCCGCCGGCACCGTCAAACGAGGAGACGTCGTGCTCGCCGTCGGTTTCGGGGCGGGGCTGTCCTACGCGGGACAGGTTTTCCTCTGCCCGTGA
- a CDS encoding ACP S-malonyltransferase — MFPTGVTTALLCPGQGSQAPGMLTPWLELDGARDRVAQWSRHCGLDLIRLGTEADAEEIQDTAVTQPLIVAASLLAFEYLPSSIPEDAPVAGHSVGELAAAAIAGVLSADDAVAMAAVRGAEMAAACAVERTSMAAVMLGDPDEVVAWLHDHGLEAANRNGAGQIVASGAADAIDAIVAEPLAGTKVRPLKVAGAFHTRYMAPAEEALRSYVEKLNPADPTRPLLSNADGEVVASGEEYLRRLVSQVTRPVRWDLTMDGLAALGVDRTIELPPAGTLTGLVRRALKGTVTTPFAVKTPANLEELS, encoded by the coding sequence GTGTTCCCTACAGGAGTGACCACCGCTCTCCTCTGTCCCGGACAAGGCTCTCAGGCTCCCGGCATGCTCACGCCCTGGCTCGAACTGGACGGCGCGCGTGACCGCGTAGCACAGTGGTCGAGACACTGCGGGCTCGACTTGATACGCCTGGGCACGGAGGCCGACGCCGAGGAGATCCAAGACACCGCCGTCACGCAACCACTCATCGTCGCCGCGTCGCTGCTGGCGTTCGAATACCTGCCGTCGAGCATCCCGGAGGACGCCCCCGTCGCGGGCCATTCCGTGGGTGAACTGGCCGCCGCCGCCATCGCCGGCGTGCTGTCGGCCGACGACGCCGTGGCGATGGCCGCCGTGCGAGGCGCCGAGATGGCCGCGGCATGCGCCGTCGAACGCACCAGCATGGCCGCCGTGATGCTCGGCGACCCCGATGAGGTGGTGGCCTGGCTGCACGACCACGGCCTCGAGGCCGCCAATCGCAACGGCGCGGGCCAGATCGTCGCTTCCGGCGCGGCCGACGCCATCGACGCGATCGTCGCCGAACCCCTGGCGGGCACCAAGGTGCGCCCGTTGAAGGTCGCGGGCGCGTTCCACACCCGGTACATGGCTCCGGCCGAGGAAGCGCTGCGCTCCTACGTCGAGAAGCTGAACCCGGCCGACCCCACCCGCCCCCTTTTGTCCAATGCGGACGGCGAAGTCGTGGCCAGCGGTGAGGAATACCTACGCAGGCTGGTCTCCCAGGTGACGCGTCCGGTGCGATGGGACCTGACGATGGACGGCCTCGCCGCGCTCGGGGTCGACCGAACGATCGAACTTCCTCCGGCAGGCACCCTCACCGGCCTGGTACGGCGTGCGCTGAAGGGCACCGTGACCACACCATTCGCGGTGAAGACGCCCGCGAACTTGGAGGAATTGTCATGA